From the genome of Winogradskyella forsetii, one region includes:
- a CDS encoding quinol:cytochrome C oxidoreductase: MEYKISNRLRIGAIILIVLGLLGVGYGFMDAHHYETVEDVKELLASESHHGDAHATEVHGESHGESALHVEGTDAHVDEAHGAAHAEEGHTMSHEEHVLHQIHNRPYSALYVAAFFFFMISLGVLAFYAVQYASQAGWSPVLFRVMEGITAYLLPGGIIVLLIAFLADSHLFIWLTDGMTTKGSDNYDALVAGKSSWLNKAGFFIRGLIFLGGWSLYRYFSRKFSVAQDNADINDNRNFKKNFRISAAFLVFFIYTESMMSWDWIMSVDPHWFSTLFGWYVLAGMLVCGVTTIAMIAMFLKSKGLLEHVNDSHIHDLAKFMFGFSIFWTYLWFSQFMLIWYSNIPEEVTYFITRIEDYNLPFFGMIAMNFIFPLLLLMNSDFKRVNWFVVMAGIVILCGHYIDIFNMIMPATVGDRWFIGIPEIGSILLFGGIFLLVVFTALGKYPLLPKGNPFIKESEHFHY; encoded by the coding sequence ATGGAATATAAAATTTCAAATCGATTAAGAATAGGTGCTATCATTTTAATAGTTTTAGGACTGTTAGGTGTTGGTTACGGCTTTATGGATGCTCATCATTACGAAACTGTTGAGGATGTAAAAGAGCTATTAGCAAGTGAATCTCATCATGGAGACGCTCATGCTACTGAGGTACATGGAGAATCTCACGGCGAATCAGCATTGCATGTTGAAGGAACCGATGCACATGTTGATGAAGCACATGGAGCAGCTCATGCAGAGGAAGGTCATACCATGAGTCATGAAGAGCATGTATTGCATCAAATACATAATAGACCATATTCTGCATTATACGTCGCAGCTTTCTTTTTCTTTATGATTTCCTTAGGGGTATTGGCTTTTTATGCAGTTCAATATGCCTCTCAAGCAGGCTGGTCACCAGTATTGTTTAGAGTCATGGAAGGTATTACGGCTTATCTTTTACCAGGCGGTATAATTGTATTATTAATTGCTTTCCTTGCGGATAGTCATTTATTTATATGGTTAACGGATGGTATGACTACAAAAGGCAGTGATAATTACGATGCTTTAGTAGCAGGAAAATCAAGTTGGTTAAACAAAGCAGGTTTTTTTATTAGAGGTCTTATTTTCTTAGGAGGATGGTCGCTTTACCGTTATTTCTCTAGAAAGTTCTCTGTAGCACAGGACAACGCGGATATAAACGACAATAGAAACTTTAAAAAGAACTTCAGAATTTCTGCAGCATTTTTGGTATTCTTCATCTATACAGAATCAATGATGTCTTGGGATTGGATAATGAGTGTAGATCCTCATTGGTTTAGTACGTTGTTTGGGTGGTATGTATTAGCGGGTATGCTCGTATGTGGCGTTACAACGATTGCTATGATTGCAATGTTTTTGAAATCTAAAGGATTATTAGAACATGTCAATGACAGTCATATTCATGATTTGGCTAAATTTATGTTTGGATTTAGTATTTTTTGGACCTACTTATGGTTCTCTCAGTTTATGTTAATTTGGTATTCAAATATTCCAGAGGAAGTCACTTATTTCATCACGCGTATCGAAGATTATAATTTACCATTTTTCGGTATGATAGCAATGAATTTTATTTTCCCATTATTGTTATTAATGAATAGTGATTTCAAACGTGTGAATTGGTTTGTAGTCATGGCTGGTATAGTGATTCTTTGTGGACACTATATAGATATATTCAATATGATTATGCCTGCAACCGTTGGTGATAGATGGTTTATTGGAATTCCAGAGATAGGATCAATATTATTATTTGGTGGCATATTTTTGCTTGTTGTATTTACAGCGCTTGGAAAATATCCATTATTACCAAAAGGAAATCCATTTATTAAGGAAAGTGAACATTTCCATTATTAA
- a CDS encoding c-type cytochrome, which produces MPNMYESVGYEAYQEANVDVDGTNIFEYDMEARLPAEGSIPRGDFMPFEIPNTNEGYALAKATLSNPLADPIPLTETGNVEQDSSKTRVDYAKGGPLYTIYCAICHGTKGDGKGKLVQREKILGVPSYDDVGRAITTGSIYHVIYYGKNTMGSYANQLNEEERWQVVAYVEKLKADLEK; this is translated from the coding sequence ATGCCTAATATGTATGAGTCTGTAGGTTATGAAGCCTATCAAGAAGCCAATGTTGATGTCGATGGTACAAATATTTTTGAATATGACATGGAAGCTAGATTACCAGCAGAAGGCTCTATTCCTAGAGGTGATTTTATGCCATTTGAAATTCCGAATACCAATGAAGGTTATGCTTTAGCTAAAGCCACCCTTAGTAATCCGCTTGCGGATCCTATTCCTTTAACGGAAACGGGTAATGTTGAACAAGATTCATCTAAAACTCGTGTGGATTATGCTAAAGGAGGTCCATTATACACCATTTACTGTGCTATTTGTCATGGTACTAAAGGTGATGGTAAAGGGAAATTAGTACAGCGTGAAAAGATTTTAGGTGTCCCTAGTTATGACGATGTTGGTAGGGCAATTACAACGGGCAGTATTTATCACGTTATTTATTACGGAAAGAATACAATGGGTTCTTATGCTAACCAATTGAATGAAGAGGAACGTTGGCAAGTGGTTGCTTATGTTGAAAAACTGAAGGCAGATTTAGAAAAGTAA
- a CDS encoding DUF3341 domain-containing protein, whose amino-acid sequence MEASKVIHAIYTDDDILMSAVKKVKAERHHIEEIYTPFPVHGLDKAMGLAPTRIAIASFMFGCVGLTVAIVMMNYIMIEDWPQDIGGKPSFSYIENMPAFVPIMFELTVFFAAHLMVITFYLRSRMWPFKKAENPDVRTTDDHFLMEIAIHNNEDSLLALLKETGAAEINIVDKDEDAH is encoded by the coding sequence ATGGAAGCTTCGAAAGTAATTCATGCTATTTATACAGATGATGATATCTTAATGTCAGCCGTTAAAAAGGTAAAGGCAGAAAGACATCACATTGAAGAAATATACACCCCTTTTCCAGTCCATGGACTAGACAAGGCAATGGGATTGGCACCAACACGTATAGCAATTGCGTCATTTATGTTTGGCTGCGTTGGTCTTACAGTAGCCATTGTAATGATGAACTATATAATGATTGAAGATTGGCCACAAGATATTGGTGGTAAGCCAAGTTTTAGTTATATTGAAAATATGCCAGCCTTCGTGCCGATTATGTTCGAGCTTACTGTGTTTTTTGCGGCGCACTTAATGGTTATTACCTTTTACTTAAGAAGTAGAATGTGGCCATTTAAAAAAGCAGAAAATCCGGATGTTAGAACAACAGATGACCATTTCTTAATGGAGATTGCCATACATAATAATGAAGATTCATTATTGGCACTATTAAAAGAAACTGGAGCTGCTGAAATAAATATTGTAGATAAAGATGAAGATGCACATTAA